The DNA region aatttcattattCCTACCacaaatggtaaaaaaaaaaaagaagttatccAAGACCATATAGAACAACAACACTAAAACTTGAGATATAAGATCTTTATTTTGATTGTGTTTTAATAGcgttccaaataaaaataatataaacatatttagtaaaaaatcaaaaacataaaataaatatgttttagaataattttaaattgaattctttgtgttcaaaatacaaattacacgTAAACATGtctcatgtgtttttttatatcaattaactTCGATAATCTATAAAAAATTCATCTTGTTTACTTATTTTAATAGAGTAAAAAACATACTTTTAACTATGATACTTGCTCTCCTCtataaaaggaaacaaatcaaTTGTGGATAtcttattttaccaaaaaaaaaaaaaaacttgaaaacctgatatgatgattatatatattttttctaataaaatacttaatcagagggaaaaaaaaagaaaaacagaaaaaactatATGATGCAATGGAGGTGCATATGAGCTGTAACATCCATGCCATCCTCCGTTTCCTGACCCATCACAACCTCATTACAGTGAGGTAATTCAATCCCAATCCCATTTTTATCCCCCCACAAACCACAAAgaccttctctttctctctcaaattgcctaataaataaaaaaaaagaagaagaaaagagtagAGACATACAAGCCTTCTTGAGggcttcctttctcttctcccttATTTTTCCACCTGAATTTTCTGCTTCTTTTCCTCAATTCTGTATCTCTTTTATAATCATTGAATCTTCATAGACCCTTTATTGAATGCAGTTACCTTAAGAGAAGCTAACTGATTTAATCCACAAGAAAGCTTCAATCTTTCGGGGTTCagtcttaaaaaatcaaaagtccaAGCTACCCAGGTTCGGTTAAACCATTGATTTTATTGTATACAATGCTTTATTATTCTTGGTTTTGATGGTTGGGTTATAGATTacaaattttcaatcttttaagATTTGTATAAGCAATTCAGCATTCTGTGTGTACTTGTTTGTGGACTAGGGTTTTAGAGGTGAGAAATTGGTGTGTTTGTGCTTTGGGTTTCAAGTTTAAAGGGTTTATGTTAATGGGTTTTCGCCTGTCTTTTCATTGGCTATAGGGTCGAGGTGTTTTGAGGTGCGTGCAAGGTACTGGGGATTGGTGGCTTGATTGGGATATGAATCGTAGGGTGCGGCGAAAAGTGGCAAAGAAGAGTAAGGAGAAGGTGGGAGTACCTGGTAACCCTGAAATTGGAGATGCGGATTTGTGTCCGGATAGTAATGAGGACGTTGATTGGACTAGCTTGCCAGATGATACTGTGATTCAGTTATTTTCTTGTCTGAATTATCGTGACCGTGCAAGCTTGTCATCAACGTGTAAGATATGGAGGGTTTTAGGTCTCTCTTCGTGCTTGTGGACTTCATTGGATCTTCGTGCCCACAAATGTGATCCTGCAATGGCAGTTTCCCTCGCTTATAGGTGTGTCAATCTTCAGAAGCTTCGGTTTCGTGGAGCAGAGTGTGCTGATGCAATAATACATCTTCAAGCAAGGAATTTGCGTGAAATAAGTGGTGATTACTGTAGGAAAATAACGGATGCAACTCTTTCTATGATTGTTGCTCGGCATGAGGCACTTGAAACCCTCCAACTTGGGCCAGACTTCTGTGAGAGGATAAGTAGCGATGCTATTAAAGCAACAGCCTTTTGCTGTCCGAAACTAAAGAAACTTCGGCTGTCTGGATTAAGGGATGTTTCTGCTGAAGTCATCAATGCTTTAGCTAAGCATTGTCTGAATTTGATTGATATTGGGTTATTGGACTGTCTAAAGGTTGATGAAGTAGCATTGGGGAATGTAGTATCTGTTCTTTTCCTCTCAGTTGCAGGGACATCAAATATGAAATGGGGTGTGGTCTCACATCTTTGGCACAAGCTGCCCAAACTGATCGGTTTGGATGTTTCAAGAACAGATATTGGTCCAAGTGCAGTTTCTAGATTGTTGTCATTATCACCTAGCTTGAAGGTTTTGTGTGCAATGAATTGCCCGGTTCTTGAAGAAGACAATACCTTCAGTGTGAATAAATACAAAGGTAAATTGTTACTAGCCCTTTTCACTGACATTTTTAAAGGACTAGCTTCTTTTATTTGCCGATACTACAAAGACGGGGGAAAATGTCCTCTTGGATTGGAGGAATTTTAAGACCAAGGACAAGAACTTAGATGAAATCATGACTTGGCTAGAATGGATCCTATCCCATACCCTTTTGCGTACTGCTGAGAGTAATCCACAAGGTTTGGATGCTTTCTGGCTCAAGCAAGGTGCAACAATATTACTTAGTTTAATGCAGAGCTCACAGGAGGAAGTTCAAGAAAGGGCGGCCACAGGACTTGCGACTTTTGTGGTCATTGATGATGAAAATGCTAGCATAGATTGTGGAAGGGCTGAAGCCGTTATGCGAGATGGCGGCATACGTCTTCTTCTAAACCTTGCAAAATCTTGGAGGGAAGGTCTTCAGTCAGAGGCTGCTAAGGTGAATTTCTTCAATGGATGCGCAGCAGCGCTGATTATAGCTCGATTACTGTTCACCCAaaagatttttatgatattttaccaTAATCTAGTCTCCCAAATAGTTTAATTTGATATACTATATCCCGCTTTCTTattcttcttatattttctctcttctgtGAAGACTATTGATTTCATGTCTCAGTTTGATCTTgattttcacttgaaaacatgGATCTGGATGAATATTCTAAGTTGTTAATGATACAGGCAATAGCAAACTTGTCCGTAAATGCAAATGTTGCAAAAGCTGTTGCAGAAGAAGGAGGAATCCAAATCCTTGCTGGGTTGGCAAGTTCCATGAACAGGCTGGTTGCTGAAGAGGCTGCTGGAGGGCTTTGGAATCTTTCAGTCGGAGAAGAGCACaaggtttaatatttttcttttctttattttattatcagaaGACATATGTcctaaacttctaattttggtaattttaaaattattgacagGGTGCCATTGCTGAGGCTGGTGGAGTCAAAGCTCTGGTTGACCTTATATTCAAATGGTTCTCTGGTGGCGATGGAGTTCTGGTGCAGTCTTTAATACCCCGTTCT from Populus alba chromosome 14, ASM523922v2, whole genome shotgun sequence includes:
- the LOC118034095 gene encoding LOW QUALITY PROTEIN: protein ARABIDILLO 1 (The sequence of the model RefSeq protein was modified relative to this genomic sequence to represent the inferred CDS: deleted 1 base in 1 codon), producing the protein MNRRVRRKVAKKSKEKVGVPGNPEIGDADLCPDSNEDVDWTSLPDDTVIQLFSCLNYRDRASLSSTCKIWRVLGLSSCLWTSLDLRAHKCDPAMAVSLAYRCVNLQKLRFRGAECADAIIHLQARNLREISGDYCRKITDATLSMIVARHEALETLQLGPDFCERISSDAIKATAFCCPKLKKLRLSGLRDVSAEVINALAKHCLNLIDIGLLDCLKVDEVALGNVVSVLFLSVAGTSNMKWGVVSHLWHKLPKLIGLDVSRTDIGPSAVSRLLSLSPSLKVLCAMNCPVLEEDNTFSVNKYKGKLLLALFTDIFKGLASLFADTTKTGENVLLDWRNFKTKDKNLDEIMTWLEWILSHTLLRTAESNPQGLDAFWLKQGATILLSLMQSSQEEVQERAATGLATFVVIDDENASIDCGRAEAVMRDGGIRLLLNLAKSWREGLQSEAAKAIANLSVNANVAKAVAEEGGIQILAGLASSMNRLVAEEAAGGLWNLSVGEEHKGAIAEAGGVKALVDLIFKWFSGGDGVLERAAGALANLAADDKCSMEVALAGGVHALVMLARNCKFDGVQEQAARALANLAAHGDSNTNNAAVGQEAGALEALVQLTRSLHEGVRQEAAGALWNLSFDDRNREAIAAAGGVEALVALAQSCANASPGLQERAAGALWGLSVSEANSIAIGREGGVVPLIALARSETEDVHETAAGALWNLAFNPGNALRIVEEGGVPALVDLCSSSVSKMARFMAALALAYMFDGRMDEFALIGTSTESTSKSANLDGARRMALKHIEAFVLTFSDPQSFATAAASSAPAALAQVTERARIQEAGHLRCSGAEIGRFVAMLRNPSSILKACAAFALLQFTVPGGRHALHHASLMQSAGAARVLRAAAAAATAPLEAKIFARIVLRNLEYHHIESSI